CGGCAGGAGCACCGTCATCGACGTGCCCATGCCCAGGGCTTCGGAGAAGAAGTCACAGCGGATGCGCGCCATGGTGATCGACCCTACCGACCCTGCCCGTCAGGCGAAGTCGTCGTACGCCCAGCCCCAGGTGACCCGTCCGCCGTTGGTCTCGACCGGTCGACGACGAACGGGTGGCCCCGGTCGTGCGGACTCAGCCGGCGGTACCGGTGCGGCGCAGCCCGACGACGGCCGCCGCCACCGTGAGCGCCGCCGCGACCACTCCGGCGGAGAGGTCCGCCCCGATGCCGGCGGGATCGCCGAACGCGGCCCGGGCCAGCACCGGGAGCGCGAGCAGCGCCGCCGCCAGTCCGAACACGGTCGTGGCGACCAGGGCCAGCGGCCCCGCCGGGGGTGCCCAGCGTGGCCCGCGCAGCGGCCCCCGCCGGCGTACGGCGACATAGAGGGCGAGCGCCAGCAGCCCGAGCAGGCCCGCCGCCACCCGGTATTCCACCACCTCGCCCCAGTGGTGCAACTCGGCGGCGCGGGCGCAGGTCGGCGCTCCCGGCGACAGCCGTAGGAAGTCCGCGCAGCGCGCGGCGGTGTAGGTGACGCCCGCCGCGTCGCCCGCGACCAGGTGCGGACCGAAGAGCCGCCCCAGCGCCTCGGCGAGCAGCCCACTCACGCCGATCGCCAGCAGGCCGACCGCCCCGAGCAGCCACGCGCCGGTGAAGGCCCGGCGCAGCACGTCGGCGGTGGAGGTGTGGGCGCGCCGCAGCCGGGCGGCGATGTCGGTGGCGTCGCCGAAGCGGGCCACGGCGAGCCGTTCGGCCTCGGCGCGGTCGGTCCCCTCCGCGACGGCCTGCGCCGCCGCGCTGCGCAGGTGGTCCTCCGCCTCCACCAGGGCCCGCCGCCCGGCGGCGCCGGTGCCGGCCAACCGGTCGAAGAGCCGGTCGAGGTACGCGTCGATCGGAGAGTCGTTCATGCCGGTGCTCCCTGGGCCGGTGCGAGGATCGCGGCGACGCCGCGCACGAGGGCCTGCCATTCGGACTGCTTCGCCGCCAGCGCCGCGCGGCCCTGGTCGGTCAGCTCGTAGCACCGGCGGCGGCGGCCGGTGTCGTCGTTCCACGCGCTGGCCACCAGGCCGGCGCGTTCCAGCCGGTGCAGCGCGGGGTAGACGGTGCCCTCCGGCAGGTCGAAGGTGCCCTCCGAGCGGTCCCGCAGGGCCTGGATCAGGGCGTAGCCGTGCGTCGGCCCGGTCTGCCGCAGGGCGGCCAGGATCAGCAGGTCCAGGTGCCCGCGCAGGTCCATGCTCATACCAAGGCACGCTAGGCCTAGCCTTTCTAGGCGTCAAGGGGTTTCGCCCCCGATGGCAGTGGAATCGAGGGTTCCTATTGCCGTGGTCGTCCAAGGGGGACAGGATGACCACACGCGCGCCGGAAACCTCCGCGTAACCTGCGCGCCGCTGGTCTCTGTCACGAGGAAGTGGGAGTCAGTCATGAGCGACGTGTCGACGGCGCTGGGTGTGCGCCTCTATCCCGACCTGGTCGAACGGGGCGGGCTGGCGTCCGGGCTCACCGCGTGCGCCGCCCAGCACCAGCTCGACGTCGGCCGCGTCTCCGCCCCCGAGCAGGGCAGGAGCCGTTTCACCTGCGCAGAGCTGACCTCCGAGCACGGGACCGTCTGCGTCGGACTCGGCTCGCAGGCCCGGTACTTCATGATCGACATCCGGGTGGCGGGGGAGGTCCGGGCCCGCGGCGACGCCACCGACCTGCTGCCGGTCGTCCAGGTGGCCGCCGCCTGGCGGGCCGGCGCCACCCTCGCCGACCTCACCGCCCGCTTCCCCTTCATGGAGCGGATGACGGTCCGCCCGTCGGTCGGTCAGGTCCAGTAGCGGACGCGGAAAGCCGGCAGCGGGCCGGCCAGCTCCCGCTCAGACCGCCGATCCAACGTGCCCCCGGTTCCGCGTCGTACCCCGGTCGCAGCGTGCCGGCAGGAGCGCCGCCGCGACGAAGGGATCACGCCATGCTGCGGGGGGACTCGCCTGCTGGCCGCCGGAGCCGTGGTGCACGATCCGCCGCGCGAACGGGGCCGCCCCTCCGGCGGCGTCGGCGGCGTACCCCGGAAGAGTTAATCGGTTGCCGGCCCCCGGGGCCGGCTGCTGCAATCCGACCAAGAACGCCCGAGCAGAGGAGCCAGGCAATGCGCGCAGCGTCCATGTCCAACCAGAAGGGAATCGCCACCTACCCAGAGGACATGACGCTGCGTGAAAACGTTGAACTTGGGAATCCTGGCACATGTCGACGCCGGTAAGACGAGCCTGACGGAGCGGCTGCTGCACAGCGCCGGCGTCATCGACGAGCTCGGCAGCGTCGACGACGGCAGCACCCGCACCGACACGATGACGCTGGAACGGCAGCGCGGCATCACCATCCGTTCGGCCGTGGTCTCGTTCGTGGTCGACGGGGTCACCGTCAACCTGATCGACACCCCCGGCCACCCCGACTTCATCGCCGAGGTGGAACGGGTGCTCGGTGTGCTCGACGGCGCGGTGCTGGTGGTCTCCGCGGTCGAGGGCGTCCAGGCTCAGACCCGGGTGTTGATGCGGACGCTGCAGCGGCTGGGCATCCCCACCCTGATCTTCGTCAACAAGGTCGACCGCGCCGGCGCCGACCCGGAACGGGTGCTGCGCCAGATCGCCGAGAAGCTCACCCCGGCCATCATCGCCACCGGACGGGTCGACGCCCCCGGCACCGCGGCCGCCCGCTGCCTTCCCTTCGACCCCGACGACCCGGATCACGCCGAGCGCCTCGTCGACCTGCTCTCCGCGCACGACGACGCGCTGCTCGCCGCGTACGTCGCGGACGAGCGTGCGGTCACCGGGCGTCGGCTGCGCGCGGCGCTCGCCGCGCAGACCGGGCGGGCGCGGGTGCATCCGGTCTTCGCCGGCTCGGCGATCACCGGGGCCGGTGTCGAGGCGCTCATCGCCGGCCTCGTCGAGCTGCTGCCGGCGGCTGAGGGCGACGAGGACATCCCGCTGCGCGGCACGGTCTTCAAGGTCGAGCGTGGACCGGCCGGCGAGAAGATCGCGTACGCCCGGATCTTCGCCGGCACCCTCCGGGTCCGCGACCGGGTCCCGTTCCAGCGGGATGCGGACGCGAAGATCACCGCGATCAGCGTCTTCGCCGACGGCGTGGCCGTGCCGGTCCCGGTGGTGGGCGCCGGCCGGATCGCCCGGCTGTGGGGCCTGGCCGATGTCCGGATCGGCGACTTCCTCGGCACGCCGCCGGACCGGCCGGCCGGCCGCCACCACTTCGCCCCGCCGACCCTGGAGACGGTGGTGGTGCCGTGCCGGGCCGCCGACCGGGCGGCCCTGCACACCGCCCTCGCCCAGCTCGCCGAGCAGGATCCGTTGATCAACCTGCGGCAGGACGACGTCCGGCAGGAGATCGCCGTGTCGCTCTACGGCGAGGTCCAGAAGGAGGTCATCCAGGCCACCCTTGCGGACGAGTACGGCGTGCGGGTCGACTGCCGGGAGACCACCACCGTCTGCGTGGAACGCGTCGTCGGGGTGGGGACCGCCGTCGAGTGGATCGGCAAGGAGCCGAATCCGTTCCTCGGCACGGTCGGGCTGCTGATCGAGCCGGGCCCGGTCGACAGCGGGGTGGAGTTCCGCCTCGGCATAGAACTTGGCTCGATGCCGCTGGCCTTCCTCAAGGCCATCGAGGAGACGGTCCGGGAGACCCTGCGGCAGGGCCTGCGCGGCTGGGAGGTGATCGACTGCGTGATCACCCTGACCCATGGCGGGTACTGGGCCCGGCAGAGCCACTCGCACGGCGTGTTCGACAAGAGCATGTCCAGCACCGCCGGGGACTTCCGCAACCTGACCCCGCTGGTGCTGATGGCGGCGCTCACCCGGGCCGGCACCCGGGTGCACGAGCCGATGCACCGGTTCCGCCTGGACGTGCCGGCGGATCTGTTCGGCGCGGTGCTGCCGGTACTGGCCGGACTCGACGCGGTGCCCCGCGGCTCCACGGTGCGCGGCAGGTCGTACCTGGTGGAGGGGGAGGTGCCGGCCGGCCGGGTGCACGCGCTGGGGCAGCGCCTGCCGTCGCTGACCCGGGGCGAGGGGATGCTGGAGTCGGAGTTCGACCACTACCGGCCGGTGCGCGGGCCGGCGCCGGGCCGACCCCGCTGGGATCACAACCCGCTCAACCGCAAGGACTACCTGCTGGCGGTCGCGCGCCGGGTCACCGGAGCGGTCCAGGACCGATGATCCGCCGGGGACCGCTCCGGCCGGCGGTCACCGGCCGGTGACCTCCGGCGGAGTCCGTCCCGGGCCTGCGGCGACGACCGGACCGGGCCGCGTCGGGGGCTCGGTGGAGACGAGGGGGCGCAGCGCGGTACGACCCGTCGCCGTGACGAGCCTGGTGGTGAGCGGGCGGGCGAGCAGCACGACGACCACCGCGACCACCGCGCCGAGGACCAGGCCGGCGAGGACGTCGTGCGGGTAGTGCGCGGCGATGTAGATCCGGGCGAAGCCCATGGCCAGGGCAGCGACCGCGGTGACCAGGCCGAGCCGTCGGGACACGAACCACAGGCCGGCGACCGCCGCGCCCGCCAGCACCGAGTGGTCGGAGGGGAACGAGAAGTCGGTGCTGCGGGTGGCGAGCACGAGGATGCCCGGGTGGCTGGTGTACGGGCGGGCCTCGTGGAACGCCGACACGAACGGCTGGTTCACCGCCACCGCCAGCAGGGTGGCCACCGGGACCAGCACGGCCGCCGCCACCCGCGCCGGGTCGTTCGTGCCCCGGGCGTACCACCAGCCCGCCAGCATGAGCGCCGCGAAGAGCAACACGCCGTACGCGGCATAGCCGGTCACCGCGGCGTGCAGCCACGGGGTGGCCATCGCGAACCGGTTGACCTCGTCGAACAGTCCGACGTCCATCGCGCTCCCCGTCGTCGAGTGGCACCTACAATGTTTGTAGTTCAGAGCTTACTACTACAAGGGTTGTAGTTGATGGGGGACGGGTGGAGAGCAGACGCCGCCGGCACGGCGACCTGGAACACGAGATCCTGGCGGTGCTCGCCGCCGCCGACGCGCCGCTCACCCCGGCGACCGTCCGGGAGCGCCTCGCCGCCGGGCTCGCCTACAACACCGTCACCACGGTGCTGGCCCGCCTGCACGACAAGGGCCGGGTCACCCGCCACCCGTCCGGCCGCGCCTACGCCTACCAGGCGGTAAGCGACCGCGCCCAGGTGACCGCCCACCAGATGCGCCGGCTGCTCGACGACGACGACACCGACCGCTCGGCCGTCCTGACCCGCTTCGTCGGCTCGCTCACGCCCGAGGACGAAGCGCTGCTGGTCGCCCTGCTCCAACGAACCGAACCGGACTCATGATCATCGCCCTGGGGCTGGTGCTGACGTCCGCCGTGGCCTACGCCTGCTGCGGGCCATGGCTGAGCCGTACCCTCCGACCGGCCCTCGCCGTGCGGCTCCTCGCGCCCACCGGCCTCCTCGTCACCGCGGCGCTCTGGTTCGCCGCCGCGGTCGCCGCCGCCACCTGGATCGGACAGGACGCCGAGATCGCCGCGGTCGGCGCCTGGTCGGCCCAGGCGCTGCGGTCGCAGGCTCCCGTGCCCTGGCCGGTCTCGGCCACCGCCCTGCTCGCCCTCGCCGCCGCGGCGGCCCGCACCGCGATCTTCCTCCTTCATCGGACCCGGGCGATGCGCGCCGCGCACCGCGACTGCGGCCGACTGGGCGAACCCGGCTCCCTGGTGGTGCTCGACACCGACACTCCCGACGCCTTCACCACCCCCGAGGCCACCGGCCGCATCGTGGTCACCCGCGGCATGCTGCACGCCCTCGCCCCCGACGAACGCGCCGCCCTGCTCGCCCACGAGGGATCTCACCTGTCCCACCGGCACGCCTGGTGGATCACCGCGGTCGACCTGGCGGCCACGGCCAACCCGTCACTCGCCCCCACCGCCCGGACGCTGCGCAACGCCGTCGAGCGGTGGGCCGACGAGGACGCCGCCGCCCGACTGGGGGACCGGCGGCTGGTCGCCCGCGCCCTGGCCCGCGCCGCCCTGGCCCGACGGCGCCACCCCGGCGACCTCCTGCCCGCCGCGACCGGGGGCGACGTCCCGGACCGGGTGCGGGCCCTGCTCGACCCGCCCACCCCGCGACGTGGCCCGGCCGTCGCCGTGCTCGCCCTGGTCCTCGCCGCGCTGACCCTGGGCGCCGCAACCGTCCAGCACCAGGGCGAACGCGTCTTCGAACGCGCGGAGCTCGGTCACTCGCAGCGGGGGTAGCGGGCCCGCACCGCGTCGACGCACGTGTCCCGCGAGGTCGGCCCGCCGAAGCGGAGCCGGTCGTAGCCGGTGAACGCCGGCTCCAGCGCGTCCAGCTCGTCGACCAGCGCGTGCAGCCGCGCCGACCAGGCCGCCGACCCGGCATCCGGCTCGTCCAACGCGGACCGGATCGCCGCCGTCAGCTCGTCCTTCCGCTTGATCGTTTCCGGGGTGACCGAGCGCAGGCAGACGTACCGGCCGCTGACGTAGGCGTCCCACTCGGCCGCGCCGGTCGCCGGGTCGGCCCAGTGCGCGGTGAACCAGGCCGCCAGGCGTTCCGGGCCGCCCGCTCGCTCGGCCAGCGCGAACAGGTCCGCGGGAACCATCTCCGCGTCGTCCGAGCGCAGGTAGGCCGGCAGCGGCAGCCGCCGGTCCAGCATCAGCCGGCGTACGTCGTCCGGGTCCCGACCGGTCGCCGCGCACAGCTCCGCCAGGACCACGAACTGCTTGCTGACGTACGCGTCGTCCGCCGCCGTCATCGGATGGGCCCCGTTGACCTCGCGGAACCGCTCGGCCAGCCGCTTCCTGAGCTCCACGCTTTCCTTCCGGTCAACGGACCGGTCTCCGCGCGGTCGTCACCGGCACGGTAGCCGCCGGACGGTTCGGCCCGCACCGAACCGTCACCGGTCGTCGAGCCGGGCGAGCGCGCTGCCGACCAGCTCGTCGGCGGCCGCCTGCCACCCGGCCCGGTCGGCGGGGGAGTCCCGTCGCCGACGCCATCGTCGTCGCGGCTCGGCACGGGGCGTCGCGATCAGCTCGAACAGCCCCGGTTCCCGGTACACGGGGACCGGAGGGTCGACCTCCGGATCGTCCGGCGGTCGCGCGTACCGCAGGAGGGTGTTCGCCGCGTGGTACCGCACCAGGTACTCGCTGTCGCAGACGGCCCGGCCGAGCGCGTGGACAAGGTCCGCGGTGGGCGCGAAGCGGGCCAGCGCGATCGCGGCATCCATCCGGTCGGTCCAGTGCCGCGCGCCGAGGACCGCCACGATCGCCGCCGCCCACGACTCCTCGCCGGTCAACCGGTGCAGGGCGGTGGCGACGCTGACCAGAAAGGTGTTCGACGCGGTGGGAACGGCGGCGCGCAGCAGCTCCCGAGCCCGAACCGGCGCGAACCCGGCCTCGCCGAGCACCGCCAGGGACTCCGCGGCGACCGGGTCCCGGTCGTCTAGGCCGGCCGCCAGCATCCGCTCCACCATGACGGGATCAGCCCGCGCCGCCCGCAGCAGCCTGGAGAACTCCGGCCCGTCGTGCCACACCAGGTACGGGTCGCCGAACACCGTCCGCCGCCACGCGTGCCATTCGTCCACCGTGGCCCGCCGTGGCGCCTCGTCGGAGGTCATGTCCGCATCGTGCACCCCGGCGGCGACCGCCGCAGTCCTCAACTCTGCGGGGGCGGACAACACCGGTTCAAGCCCACCCCTCGTCTCCGGGTCCGAATGCCACCAGACGCCGCCGGGCGTCCGCCAGGCCCTTGTCGTTCTCGGCGGGTCCATCGATGCCGGTGCGGTCGTCCGCGACGATCCGCCGCGCGAAGTAGTCCGCCTGGACCGCCCACCGGAATCGCAGCATCGGCCGCAGGCCCCGGTCCACCTCGGCGCGGTCGAGCGCGCCTCCGCGCAGGTACGCCTCGACCAGCTCGCCGCCGCGATCCGGCCCGCCGACGTACATCACGGCCGAGGCCAGGTCGTACAGCAGCGGACCGGTCAGCGCGACGCTCCAGTCGATCACCCCGCACACGCTCGCCGTGCCATCCCACCGGAACGCCTCCGGCGCCGGATCGGTGTGGAGCAGACCCCACGACAGCGTTTCCGGCGCCAACTCATCCAGCTCGCGCACCGCCGCGGTCACCGCCGGACGGACCCAGTCGCGTACCCCCAGGTGGCCCGCCGTGGGGTCGACCCAGTGGAACCGTTCCGCGTCGCGGACCCGGACCGTCGCGAGCGCCCGATGGACCCGGCCGAGAGTCGACCCGATGACCTGCTGCTCCACTCGACCCTCGCCGGTCAGCGCCACCCCCGGGCGTGATGGCTGAGCTGCGCGTCACCGAGCTGCCAGTGCCGTTCCAGCCAGGACCGCACCGTCGCCTCGGGGACCATGGCCGCAGTCAACCAGCCGCACGCCGGCATCGACCAGCCGAATATCAATTGCGGTCACCGTGCACTGGACTTACCGTCAACGGGCAACGTCAACCGGATCAACCCAGGGAGTACGCCGTGTCGCAGCGCACCCGCACCGAAGCCCCGCGGCCCATGCCGCGCGGTGGTGCCCCGCTGCCCACCGGCGAGCGTGGCCTGGGCCGCTGCCGGCGGCAGCGGTGGCAATCGGGGTGGCGGCGCGACTAGCGCCAGCGCGACACGCGCAGCCGCCCGCCCCGCGAAGGGACCGGGCGGCTTTTTCGTCACCCACTCCCGCTCAGGGGCGTAGCTCAACCCGGCAGAGCACCGGATTCCAAACCCGACGGTTGCAGGTTCGAATCCTG
The window above is part of the Micromonospora inositola genome. Proteins encoded here:
- a CDS encoding permease prefix domain 1-containing protein; translation: MNDSPIDAYLDRLFDRLAGTGAAGRRALVEAEDHLRSAAAQAVAEGTDRAEAERLAVARFGDATDIAARLRRAHTSTADVLRRAFTGAWLLGAVGLLAIGVSGLLAEALGRLFGPHLVAGDAAGVTYTAARCADFLRLSPGAPTCARAAELHHWGEVVEYRVAAGLLGLLALALYVAVRRRGPLRGPRWAPPAGPLALVATTVFGLAAALLALPVLARAAFGDPAGIGADLSAGVVAAALTVAAAVVGLRRTGTAG
- a CDS encoding M56 family metallopeptidase, with translation MIIALGLVLTSAVAYACCGPWLSRTLRPALAVRLLAPTGLLVTAALWFAAAVAAATWIGQDAEIAAVGAWSAQALRSQAPVPWPVSATALLALAAAAARTAIFLLHRTRAMRAAHRDCGRLGEPGSLVVLDTDTPDAFTTPEATGRIVVTRGMLHALAPDERAALLAHEGSHLSHRHAWWITAVDLAATANPSLAPTARTLRNAVERWADEDAAARLGDRRLVARALARAALARRRHPGDLLPAATGGDVPDRVRALLDPPTPRRGPAVAVLALVLAALTLGAATVQHQGERVFERAELGHSQRG
- a CDS encoding phosphotransferase enzyme family protein, which codes for MEQQVIGSTLGRVHRALATVRVRDAERFHWVDPTAGHLGVRDWVRPAVTAAVRELDELAPETLSWGLLHTDPAPEAFRWDGTASVCGVIDWSVALTGPLLYDLASAVMYVGGPDRGGELVEAYLRGGALDRAEVDRGLRPMLRFRWAVQADYFARRIVADDRTGIDGPAENDKGLADARRRLVAFGPGDEGWA
- a CDS encoding PadR family transcriptional regulator, with the protein product MSMDLRGHLDLLILAALRQTGPTHGYALIQALRDRSEGTFDLPEGTVYPALHRLERAGLVASAWNDDTGRRRRCYELTDQGRAALAAKQSEWQALVRGVAAILAPAQGAPA
- a CDS encoding elongation factor G; this encodes MKTLNLGILAHVDAGKTSLTERLLHSAGVIDELGSVDDGSTRTDTMTLERQRGITIRSAVVSFVVDGVTVNLIDTPGHPDFIAEVERVLGVLDGAVLVVSAVEGVQAQTRVLMRTLQRLGIPTLIFVNKVDRAGADPERVLRQIAEKLTPAIIATGRVDAPGTAAARCLPFDPDDPDHAERLVDLLSAHDDALLAAYVADERAVTGRRLRAALAAQTGRARVHPVFAGSAITGAGVEALIAGLVELLPAAEGDEDIPLRGTVFKVERGPAGEKIAYARIFAGTLRVRDRVPFQRDADAKITAISVFADGVAVPVPVVGAGRIARLWGLADVRIGDFLGTPPDRPAGRHHFAPPTLETVVVPCRAADRAALHTALAQLAEQDPLINLRQDDVRQEIAVSLYGEVQKEVIQATLADEYGVRVDCRETTTVCVERVVGVGTAVEWIGKEPNPFLGTVGLLIEPGPVDSGVEFRLGIELGSMPLAFLKAIEETVRETLRQGLRGWEVIDCVITLTHGGYWARQSHSHGVFDKSMSSTAGDFRNLTPLVLMAALTRAGTRVHEPMHRFRLDVPADLFGAVLPVLAGLDAVPRGSTVRGRSYLVEGEVPAGRVHALGQRLPSLTRGEGMLESEFDHYRPVRGPAPGRPRWDHNPLNRKDYLLAVARRVTGAVQDR
- a CDS encoding DUF6058 family natural product biosynthesis protein; protein product: MELRKRLAERFREVNGAHPMTAADDAYVSKQFVVLAELCAATGRDPDDVRRLMLDRRLPLPAYLRSDDAEMVPADLFALAERAGGPERLAAWFTAHWADPATGAAEWDAYVSGRYVCLRSVTPETIKRKDELTAAIRSALDEPDAGSAAWSARLHALVDELDALEPAFTGYDRLRFGGPTSRDTCVDAVRARYPRCE
- a CDS encoding BlaI/MecI/CopY family transcriptional regulator, producing MESRRRRHGDLEHEILAVLAAADAPLTPATVRERLAAGLAYNTVTTVLARLHDKGRVTRHPSGRAYAYQAVSDRAQVTAHQMRRLLDDDDTDRSAVLTRFVGSLTPEDEALLVALLQRTEPDS
- a CDS encoding phosphatase PAP2 family protein, with the translated sequence MDVGLFDEVNRFAMATPWLHAAVTGYAAYGVLLFAALMLAGWWYARGTNDPARVAAAVLVPVATLLAVAVNQPFVSAFHEARPYTSHPGILVLATRSTDFSFPSDHSVLAGAAVAGLWFVSRRLGLVTAVAALAMGFARIYIAAHYPHDVLAGLVLGAVVAVVVVLLARPLTTRLVTATGRTALRPLVSTEPPTRPGPVVAAGPGRTPPEVTGR